TTGTATTGACCCATGTAGCTCCCGCTTTTATACCAGCCAGAGCGTTGGCGGTAGCCATTCCAAAATCGTTGTGGGTGTGCATCTCTATCTCCATATCCAATTCTCTTTTCAAGGTCTTGACTATTTCATAGGTCTTAAATGGTTCTAAGATACCCAACGTATCGCAGTATCTCAATCTATCCGCACCATGTTCTTTCGCCGCTCTTCCAAATTCCATCAAAAAGTCAAAATCGGCTCGAGAAGCATCCTCCGCATTAACCGATACGTAAAGACCGTGGGTCTTTGCAAAATCAACCGACCTTTTCACGCTATCCAAAACCCAAGCTCTATCCTTCCTTAGCTTGTGTTCAATATGGATATCGGAGGTTGAAACGGAGACGGCGACGGCTGAAACTCCACAATCGAGAGAATGCTTGATATCCTCAATAACCGTCCTATTCCAGGCGAGGATGCTCGTCTTCAGACCTAAATCCACTATGGCTTTTATGGCTTCCTTCTCGTCCCCACCCATTGCCGGAATTCCGGCTTCTATTTGGTGTACTCCCACCTCATCTAAAAGCCTGGCGATCCTTATTTTTTCATAATTGGAGAAGACGACCCCCGCCGTTTGCTCTCCATCCCTGAGGGTGGTGTCATCGATCTTTATCGTTGGTATGGACTCTCCTTTAAACATTAATTCAGCTTCCAGTTTATCGCTCATGAAACTTCCTCCAGTATCTTTATACTAGTGAATACTAGTGAAAAAATTCTTTTAATTTTCCTCATTTTAAGTGAAAGAGGATGCGGATAGCAAGAAATTTTACTACCGACTAACCGACCACCGACTTTAGAGGCGCTCCCTCAACAATTTGTTCACAAGCTGGGGGTTGGCACGTCCCTTGGTGAGACGCATGACCTGTCCGACCAAAAAGCCCAGGGCTTTCTCCTTGCCTTTTCTGTAATCCTCAACAACGCCCGGATTTTCCTCCAAAACCAATTCCACAATCC
The sequence above is drawn from the Actinomycetota bacterium genome and encodes:
- the nifV gene encoding homocitrate synthase; protein product: MFKGESIPTIKIDDTTLRDGEQTAGVVFSNYEKIRIARLLDEVGVHQIEAGIPAMGGDEKEAIKAIVDLGLKTSILAWNRTVIEDIKHSLDCGVSAVAVSVSTSDIHIEHKLRKDRAWVLDSVKRSVDFAKTHGLYVSVNAEDASRADFDFLMEFGRAAKEHGADRLRYCDTLGILEPFKTYEIVKTLKRELDMEIEMHTHNDFGMATANALAGIKAGATWVNTTVNGLGERAGNAALEEVVMAMKHIGGIDLGFKTTMFCELSEYVANASARTVPVWKAIVGANVFAHESGIHADGVLKHPATYEAFTPEEVGLERQIIIGKHSGTHSIIVKFREYGIELTEEEARDILKEVRAAAVELKRALFDKELMYIYKDYLKRSKN